The genomic region GGAGTCATCCCCGAGACCGACTACCCGACGCTGCTCGGATTCGGAGCCGGCGCGATCTTCGGCCCCGGCACGCCGACGGCCGAAACGATAGAATGGCTCGAAAAGGCGGTAGCCGAAAAGAGAGAGAAAGAGGCCAAATAAAATGAAAATCAAAAATGTAGACCATATCGGAGTTGCGGTAAAAAGCATCGACGAGGCACTGAAATTCTGGGAGGCCACTCTCGGCGTGAAGTGCCACGGCATAGAAGAAGTCAAGGAGCAAAAGGTAAAGACGGCGTTCCTGCCTATAGACGACACCGAATTCGAGCTTCTTGAAGGCACCGCTGAAGACAGCCCTGTCACGAAGTACATCGAAAAGAA from Synergistes jonesii harbors:
- the mce gene encoding methylmalonyl-CoA epimerase — encoded protein: MKIKNVDHIGVAVKSIDEALKFWEATLGVKCHGIEEVKEQKVKTAFLPIDDTEFELLEGTAEDSPVTKYIEKNGQGIQHVAVRVEDLEAALAELKEKGVRLIDEKPRIGAGGAKIAFVHPKASGGVLLELCQRD